The following proteins are co-located in the Komagataeibacter sp. FNDCF1 genome:
- a CDS encoding MBL fold metallo-hydrolase, with protein sequence MSAPLAEAMKAPRNGWRVSEPPPPHGVSLPQSATIRRVVANNPGPMTGNGTNSWLVEHDDGCVVIDPGSTDPAHLDALVAAAGGRRITHVILTHTHHDHLDGARPLAARLGVPVCGFHASAEPEFTPDIGLHDGDAIAGLRVLYTPGHASDHICLETADGVILTGDHVMGWSTTMIPPAPYGSVRQFLASMQRLRERHARLLLPAHGPAITRVDDCIDGLVAHRRAREDSILALMPAVPRTLDEIVDSIYHNLRPGLRRAARLNLHAHLEKLAEDEKVVAQGECWMTAAP encoded by the coding sequence ATGTCGGCGCCTTTGGCTGAGGCCATGAAGGCGCCGCGTAACGGATGGCGCGTCAGTGAACCGCCACCGCCCCATGGTGTGTCCCTGCCGCAGTCAGCGACCATCCGCCGGGTCGTGGCGAACAACCCCGGCCCCATGACCGGTAACGGCACCAACAGCTGGCTGGTCGAACATGATGATGGGTGTGTGGTGATCGACCCCGGCAGCACGGACCCTGCCCATCTGGATGCACTGGTCGCGGCAGCGGGCGGGCGGCGTATCACGCATGTCATCCTGACCCATACCCATCATGACCACCTTGATGGCGCACGCCCGCTCGCGGCACGGCTGGGTGTTCCCGTATGCGGCTTCCATGCCAGTGCCGAGCCGGAATTCACGCCGGATATCGGATTGCATGATGGCGACGCGATAGCGGGCCTGCGCGTGCTGTACACCCCCGGCCACGCCAGCGACCATATCTGCCTTGAAACGGCGGACGGCGTCATCCTGACCGGCGATCATGTCATGGGGTGGTCCACCACGATGATCCCTCCGGCCCCGTATGGCTCGGTCCGGCAGTTCCTTGCCAGCATGCAGCGGCTGCGTGAGCGCCATGCCCGCCTGCTGCTGCCTGCCCACGGGCCTGCCATAACCCGGGTGGATGACTGCATCGATGGTCTGGTCGCCCACCGGCGCGCGCGGGAGGACAGCATCCTTGCCCTGATGCCCGCCGTGCCGCGCACGCTCGATGAAATCGTGGACAGCATATACCACAACCTGCGCCCCGGCCTGCGCCGTGCGGCACGGCTCAACCTGCATGCCCATCTGGAAAAGCTGGCGGAGGATGAAAAAGTCGTGGCGCAGGGAGAATGCTGGATGACAGCCGCGCCCTGA
- the fusA gene encoding elongation factor G, which translates to MSAKSDLSLIRNIGITAHIDAGKTTTTERILYYTGVSHKIGEVHEGNTTTDYMAQERERGITITSAAVTCEWEGRRINIIDTPGHIDFNIEVNRSLRVLDGAIFIIEGVAGVQPQSETNWRLADRYNVPRIIFINKLDRTGANFYYAFDTLKEKLDIVAIPLQLPIGAEENFVGVVDLVEMRAIVWEGGELGAKFHYEEIPDDLKEKAAEARQNLLDTALSVDDAAMEEYFDKGDVDVATLKRCIKKGTIKGEFRPVLCGTAFKNKGVQPLLDAVIDFLPAPDDVEGIRIAPPEDEEVDENKLPIIPVDPDGKFAGLAFKIINDKYGTLTFVRVYRGVLRTGDTVLNTTKGHKERIGRIFQMHADKREELKEVHAGDIAAFVGLKDTQTGDTLADPADPVVLERMSFPIPVIDISVEPKTKDGVEKMTLALQKLSGEDPSLRLKTDQETGQTILSGMGELHLDIIIDRLRREYGVDANIGAPQVAYRETITQAHTETYTHKKQSGGSGQFAEVKIEFAPVERNEGISFENKVVGGTVPKEYIPAVDKGIQAQASTGVLAGFPTVDFKFTLLDGKYHDVDSSALAFEIAAKACFREGMKKAGPVILEPIMDVEVTTPNDHVGDVVGDLNRRRGMIQSQETSGSTVMVRAMVPLKEMFGYISHLRSMTKGRASFTMQFHHYDPVSRNVAEEIMAQSA; encoded by the coding sequence GTGTCCGCCAAGTCTGATCTTTCCCTGATTCGCAATATCGGTATCACCGCGCACATCGATGCCGGCAAGACCACCACGACCGAGCGTATCCTGTACTACACCGGTGTGTCCCATAAGATCGGTGAGGTGCACGAAGGCAACACCACCACCGACTACATGGCGCAGGAGCGTGAGCGTGGCATCACCATCACGTCCGCCGCCGTGACGTGTGAGTGGGAAGGCCGCCGCATCAACATCATCGACACCCCGGGCCACATCGACTTCAACATCGAAGTCAACCGCTCGCTGCGCGTGCTCGATGGCGCGATCTTCATCATCGAAGGCGTGGCCGGCGTGCAGCCGCAGTCCGAGACCAACTGGCGTCTGGCTGACCGCTACAACGTGCCGCGCATCATCTTCATCAACAAGCTGGACCGCACCGGCGCCAATTTCTACTACGCGTTCGACACGCTGAAGGAGAAGCTGGACATCGTGGCGATCCCGCTGCAGCTGCCCATCGGCGCCGAAGAAAACTTCGTCGGCGTGGTCGACCTGGTCGAGATGCGTGCGATCGTCTGGGAAGGTGGTGAACTGGGCGCCAAGTTCCATTACGAGGAAATTCCCGACGACCTGAAGGAAAAGGCCGCCGAAGCCCGCCAGAACCTGCTCGACACCGCCCTGTCCGTTGATGACGCGGCGATGGAAGAATACTTCGACAAGGGCGACGTGGACGTTGCAACGCTCAAGCGCTGCATCAAGAAGGGCACCATCAAGGGTGAATTCCGTCCCGTACTGTGTGGCACCGCGTTCAAGAACAAGGGTGTCCAGCCGCTGCTCGACGCCGTGATCGACTTCCTGCCCGCGCCGGACGACGTGGAAGGCATCCGCATTGCCCCGCCGGAAGACGAGGAAGTGGACGAGAACAAGCTGCCGATCATCCCGGTTGACCCGGATGGCAAGTTTGCCGGTCTCGCCTTCAAGATCATCAACGACAAATACGGCACGCTGACCTTCGTGCGCGTGTATCGTGGCGTGCTGCGCACCGGTGACACCGTGCTGAACACCACGAAGGGCCACAAGGAGCGTATCGGCCGTATCTTCCAGATGCACGCCGACAAGCGTGAGGAACTCAAGGAAGTCCACGCCGGTGACATCGCCGCCTTCGTTGGCCTGAAGGACACCCAGACGGGTGACACGCTGGCGGACCCGGCAGACCCGGTGGTGCTGGAGCGCATGAGCTTCCCGATCCCGGTCATCGACATCTCGGTCGAGCCGAAGACGAAGGACGGCGTGGAAAAGATGACGCTGGCGCTGCAGAAGCTGTCCGGTGAAGATCCCTCCCTGCGCCTGAAGACCGACCAGGAAACCGGCCAGACCATCCTGTCCGGCATGGGCGAACTGCACCTCGACATCATCATCGACCGCCTGCGCCGTGAATATGGCGTGGATGCGAACATCGGTGCGCCGCAGGTGGCCTATCGTGAAACGATCACCCAGGCGCATACCGAAACCTATACCCACAAGAAGCAGTCCGGTGGGTCGGGCCAGTTCGCCGAAGTGAAGATCGAGTTCGCACCGGTCGAGCGTAACGAAGGCATCTCCTTTGAGAACAAGGTCGTGGGCGGCACCGTGCCGAAGGAATACATCCCGGCTGTGGACAAGGGCATCCAGGCGCAGGCTTCGACCGGCGTGCTGGCGGGCTTCCCCACCGTGGACTTCAAGTTCACGCTGCTGGACGGCAAGTACCATGATGTCGACTCCTCTGCCCTGGCGTTCGAAATCGCGGCGAAGGCCTGCTTCCGTGAAGGCATGAAGAAGGCCGGCCCGGTCATTCTCGAGCCGATCATGGACGTGGAAGTGACCACCCCCAACGATCACGTGGGTGACGTGGTGGGTGACCTCAACCGCCGCCGTGGCATGATCCAGAGCCAGGAAACCTCGGGCTCGACCGTCATGGTCCGTGCGATGGTGCCGCTGAAGGAAATGTTCGGCTACATCTCGCACCTGCGTTCCATGACCAAGGGCCGTGCATCCTTCACGATGCAGTTCCACCACTACGATCCGGTGTCCCGCAACGTTGCGGAAGAGATCATGGCGCAGTCCGCCTGA
- the rpmB gene encoding 50S ribosomal protein L28, with product MSRRCQITGKGVLTGNNVSHANNKSRRRFLPNLQETSLLSDILGAAVPMRMTTNGIRTVEHNGGLDSFLLSTPNRKLTPEALTVKRRILRVQEKKAAVA from the coding sequence ATGTCTCGCCGCTGCCAGATCACAGGCAAGGGCGTGCTGACGGGAAACAACGTCAGCCACGCCAACAACAAGTCCCGCCGCCGCTTCCTGCCCAACCTGCAGGAAACGTCGCTGCTGTCCGATATCCTGGGGGCGGCTGTTCCCATGCGCATGACCACCAATGGCATCCGCACGGTCGAGCACAATGGTGGGCTGGATTCGTTCCTGCTGTCCACCCCGAACCGCAAGCTGACGCCGGAAGCCCTGACGGTGAAGCGCCGCATCCTGCGCGTTCAGGAAAAGAAGGCCGCTGTGGCCTGA
- a CDS encoding ABC transporter ATP-binding protein/permease, whose amino-acid sequence MPERSAAATLRGLLPYLWPRHDSRTRLRVVGVCLLLLAAKVATIGVPYAYSRVIDALQPVAGRAAMMPLVLIVGYGLLRMAAAGLGELRDALFAPLRYRISRIAAMRSFTHMHQLSLRFHLNRQSGSVTRAIARGTEAIETLLRVGVFNVAPTLIEALLVIVVIWRLFDWRYAVVMLLAVAVYVLFTIQFTSWRIGLRRQMNDINSEASWKALDSLLNYETVKYFGNEDHERQRYEDAQRRYELAAIRTQISLNGLNFGQAAIIAVALIAVMLMAGRDVEAGRMTVGHFVLVNTYLMQLYMPLNFLGSVYTSLRNSLVDLEHMFALMDEQADITDAPGAMGIPARLDEAPAADIRFDNVHFSYRPDREILRGVSFHVPAGHRVAIVGPTGAGKSTISRLLFRFYDVTAGRIELDGHDIRTISQAALRGAVGVVPQDTILFNDTIGYNIAYGRLGATQAEVEQAARLACIHDFIMTLPEGYATRVGERGLKLSGGEKQRVAIARTILKNPRVLILDEATSALDTRTEQEIQTALHMVAANRTTLIIAHRLSTIVDVDEILVMGQGRILERGTHRALLAHGGVYAEMWAVQAEEEAAIT is encoded by the coding sequence ATGCCGGAACGTTCCGCTGCCGCCACCCTGCGCGGCCTGCTGCCCTATCTGTGGCCCCGGCATGACAGCCGCACCCGCCTGCGTGTGGTGGGTGTGTGCCTGCTGCTGCTGGCGGCCAAGGTCGCCACGATTGGCGTGCCCTATGCCTACAGCCGCGTGATCGACGCGCTGCAGCCCGTGGCGGGACGGGCGGCCATGATGCCGCTGGTGCTGATCGTGGGCTATGGCCTGCTGCGCATGGCGGCGGCGGGGCTGGGTGAACTGCGTGATGCCCTGTTCGCCCCCCTGCGCTACCGCATAAGCCGGATCGCGGCCATGCGCAGCTTCACCCATATGCACCAGCTTTCGCTGCGCTTCCACCTCAACCGGCAGTCCGGCAGTGTCACGCGGGCCATCGCGCGCGGCACGGAAGCCATCGAGACCCTGCTGCGCGTGGGTGTGTTCAATGTCGCGCCGACCCTGATCGAAGCGCTTCTGGTCATTGTCGTCATATGGCGGCTGTTCGACTGGCGCTACGCCGTGGTGATGCTGCTGGCGGTGGCGGTGTATGTGCTGTTCACCATCCAGTTCACGTCATGGCGGATCGGGCTGCGGCGGCAGATGAACGACATCAACAGCGAAGCCAGCTGGAAGGCGCTGGACAGCCTGCTCAATTACGAGACGGTCAAGTATTTCGGCAACGAGGACCACGAGCGCCAGCGCTACGAGGATGCCCAGCGGCGCTACGAACTGGCGGCCATCCGCACCCAGATATCGCTCAACGGGCTGAACTTCGGGCAGGCCGCGATCATTGCCGTGGCCCTGATCGCCGTCATGCTCATGGCCGGGCGGGATGTGGAGGCGGGACGGATGACCGTGGGGCATTTCGTGCTGGTTAACACCTATCTCATGCAGCTGTACATGCCGCTCAACTTTCTGGGCAGCGTCTATACGTCGCTGCGCAATTCTCTGGTCGACCTCGAGCACATGTTCGCACTGATGGATGAACAGGCCGACATTACCGATGCGCCGGGGGCCATGGGCATACCCGCGCGGCTGGACGAGGCACCTGCCGCCGACATCCGCTTCGACAACGTGCATTTCAGCTACCGTCCCGACCGCGAGATCCTGCGCGGGGTCAGTTTTCATGTCCCCGCGGGGCACCGCGTCGCCATTGTCGGACCGACGGGTGCGGGCAAGTCCACCATAAGCCGCCTGCTGTTCCGCTTTTATGACGTGACGGCGGGGCGCATCGAACTGGACGGGCACGATATCCGCACCATCTCGCAGGCGGCGCTGCGTGGTGCGGTGGGCGTGGTGCCGCAGGACACCATCCTGTTCAACGACACGATCGGCTACAACATCGCCTATGGCCGCCTGGGTGCAACGCAGGCGGAGGTGGAGCAGGCGGCGCGCCTGGCCTGCATCCATGATTTCATCATGACCCTGCCCGAAGGCTACGCCACCCGCGTGGGTGAGCGTGGGCTGAAGCTGTCGGGTGGTGAAAAGCAGCGCGTGGCGATTGCCCGCACCATTCTCAAGAACCCGCGCGTACTGATACTCGACGAGGCCACGAGCGCACTCGACACCCGCACCGAGCAGGAAATCCAGACCGCCCTGCACATGGTCGCGGCCAACCGCACCACGCTGATCATCGCCCACCGGCTGTCCACCATCGTGGATGTGGATGAAATCCTCGTGATGGGGCAGGGGCGCATCCTTGAGCGCGGCACCCACCGTGCCCTGCTGGCCCATGGCGGCGTGTATGCCGAAATGTGGGCCGTGCAGGCGGAGGAGGAAGCCGCCATCACCTGA
- a CDS encoding NUDIX hydrolase family protein has translation MSDRLEGFFRHIAACNTAVLPGGRLEFRLGDQPAGWVQPALLPVLLQHGMTHADGRVTLHDPARLEAVGEAMAREGVYRSHHEPFDVWTDMGRPPVARIDRGALPLFGLMAAGVHLNGLVRRPDGLHLWIARRSMTKRLDPGKLDHLVAGGIPAGHTAAQTLVKEAAEEASLPPELVRAARATADIRYALDRPEGLRRDVLHCFELELPPDFMPTPADGEVEEFRLIPLHEAYVLVRDTDEFKFNVNLVLIDLFLRTGMIDEHSPAGQRLRTGLTGWHAPVTS, from the coding sequence ATGTCAGATCGCCTCGAAGGTTTTTTTCGTCATATTGCCGCATGCAACACGGCGGTGCTGCCCGGCGGGCGGCTGGAATTCAGGCTGGGCGACCAGCCGGCGGGCTGGGTGCAGCCTGCCCTGCTGCCGGTCCTGCTCCAGCATGGCATGACCCATGCGGACGGGCGCGTGACCCTGCATGACCCTGCCCGGCTGGAAGCGGTGGGCGAGGCCATGGCGCGTGAGGGCGTGTACCGCTCCCACCATGAACCGTTCGATGTCTGGACCGACATGGGCCGCCCGCCCGTGGCCCGCATCGACCGGGGCGCCCTGCCGCTGTTCGGGCTCATGGCGGCGGGGGTGCATCTCAACGGTCTCGTGCGCAGGCCCGACGGGCTGCATCTGTGGATCGCGCGGCGTTCCATGACCAAGCGGCTGGACCCCGGCAAGCTGGACCATCTGGTGGCGGGTGGCATTCCCGCCGGGCATACGGCCGCCCAGACGCTGGTCAAGGAAGCGGCGGAAGAAGCAAGCCTGCCACCGGAACTGGTCCGTGCCGCGCGCGCCACGGCGGATATCCGTTACGCGCTTGACCGGCCGGAAGGGCTGCGCCGCGATGTGCTGCACTGCTTCGAACTGGAACTGCCGCCCGACTTCATGCCAACCCCGGCCGATGGGGAGGTGGAGGAATTCCGCCTGATCCCCCTGCACGAAGCCTATGTGCTGGTACGTGATACCGATGAGTTCAAGTTCAATGTCAACCTTGTGCTGATCGACCTGTTCCTGCGCACGGGCATGATTGACGAACACAGCCCCGCAGGCCAGCGCCTGCGCACGGGACTGACAGGCTGGCACGCCCCGGTCACGTCCTGA
- a CDS encoding S9 family peptidase produces the protein MTLPPTPRRIPHTITQLGRTRHDDYAWMKDDNWQAVLRDPALLRPEIADHLRAENAYTHAVLSGTEALQVQLVAEMKGRMQPDDTYPALPHGPFLYQTSYGAGSEYPVYSRHPATDPQAEQVLLDVNEAAQGHDYYAVAAATHSPDHTLFAHAEDTQGSEIYRIRIRRLDDDAVTIPPVDNCSGAFVFSPDSRFLFWVWRDEHGRPARVYRRRIGEDTDTLVYEEPDPGFFVGVDATRSGGWIIISSGNHDTSESWLVPGHDPQAPATCAAPRETGLIYGLHHQGSRFIILTNADGAYDFKIMATPDTKPGREHWRDLVPHEPGRYITDCMVWSGHIAWRERRDANTRILMRDHAGATRALEPAEAAYDLTLSGGYEYDTTELRYVYQSPTTPRQWHARDMVTGDDRLLKQQAVPSGHDPAQYRCWRLMATAPDGEQVPVTVLGHRDTPVDGSAPLLLYGYGAYGHAIDPVFSTRVFSLVDRGWFHAIAHVRGGSEKGWNWFLGGRGRNKPNTFSDFIACATMLTEAGFGAPGRIVADGRSAGGMVMGAIANMRPDLFAGIVAVVPFVDELNTMSDAALPLTPPEWPEWGNPLEDVQAYDLIASYAAYEQIAPRAYPAILAMGGLTDPRVTYWEPAKWVARLREHTTSDRPIMLRTNMEAGHRGATGRFDSLKEAALIHAFALWAVETAAPK, from the coding sequence ATGACCCTCCCCCCCACGCCCCGCAGGATCCCCCACACCATCACGCAGCTTGGACGCACCCGCCACGATGACTATGCGTGGATGAAGGATGACAACTGGCAGGCCGTGCTGCGCGACCCGGCCCTGCTGCGCCCCGAGATTGCCGACCACCTGCGTGCCGAGAACGCCTATACCCATGCCGTCCTGTCCGGCACGGAGGCGCTGCAGGTGCAGCTTGTGGCCGAAATGAAAGGCCGCATGCAGCCTGACGATACCTATCCCGCCCTACCGCACGGGCCGTTCCTCTACCAGACCAGCTATGGCGCGGGGTCGGAATATCCGGTCTACAGCCGCCATCCCGCAACCGACCCGCAGGCGGAACAGGTGCTGCTGGATGTGAACGAAGCCGCGCAGGGGCACGACTATTACGCCGTTGCGGCTGCCACCCACAGCCCCGACCATACCCTGTTCGCCCATGCGGAGGACACGCAGGGATCCGAGATCTACCGCATCCGCATCCGCCGGCTGGATGATGACGCCGTCACCATTCCCCCGGTGGACAACTGCAGCGGGGCCTTTGTCTTCTCCCCCGACAGCCGGTTCCTGTTCTGGGTCTGGCGTGATGAGCACGGTCGCCCCGCGCGCGTCTACCGCCGCCGCATCGGGGAGGATACGGACACGCTGGTCTATGAGGAACCTGATCCCGGCTTTTTCGTGGGCGTGGACGCAACACGCTCCGGCGGGTGGATCATCATCTCCAGCGGCAACCATGATACATCCGAATCCTGGCTGGTTCCCGGTCATGATCCGCAGGCCCCCGCCACCTGCGCCGCACCGCGCGAGACCGGACTGATATACGGGCTGCACCATCAGGGCAGCCGGTTCATCATCCTGACCAATGCGGATGGCGCGTATGATTTCAAGATCATGGCAACACCCGACACGAAGCCGGGGCGGGAGCACTGGCGCGATCTCGTGCCCCATGAACCCGGGCGCTACATAACCGACTGCATGGTATGGTCCGGCCATATTGCATGGCGGGAACGACGTGACGCCAACACCCGCATCCTCATGCGCGACCATGCGGGCGCCACCCGGGCGCTGGAACCTGCCGAAGCCGCCTATGACCTGACCCTGAGCGGCGGGTATGAATACGACACCACCGAACTGCGCTACGTCTACCAGTCCCCCACCACCCCGCGCCAGTGGCATGCGCGGGACATGGTGACGGGCGATGACAGGCTGCTCAAGCAGCAGGCCGTGCCTTCGGGCCACGACCCCGCGCAGTACCGCTGCTGGCGGCTGATGGCGACCGCTCCCGATGGCGAACAGGTGCCGGTAACCGTACTGGGCCACCGTGATACGCCGGTTGATGGTAGCGCCCCGCTGCTGCTGTATGGCTATGGCGCCTACGGCCATGCCATTGATCCGGTATTCTCCACCCGCGTGTTCAGCCTGGTGGACCGGGGCTGGTTCCATGCCATTGCCCATGTGCGTGGCGGGTCGGAGAAGGGCTGGAACTGGTTTCTGGGCGGGCGGGGGCGCAACAAGCCCAACACGTTCAGTGATTTCATTGCCTGTGCCACGATGCTGACCGAAGCGGGCTTTGGCGCGCCCGGCCGGATCGTGGCGGACGGCCGCTCGGCGGGGGGCATGGTGATGGGGGCGATTGCCAACATGCGGCCCGACCTGTTTGCCGGAATCGTGGCGGTGGTACCATTCGTGGATGAACTCAACACCATGTCCGACGCTGCCCTGCCGCTTACCCCGCCGGAATGGCCCGAATGGGGCAACCCGCTGGAGGACGTCCAGGCCTATGACCTGATTGCCAGCTACGCCGCATACGAACAGATTGCCCCACGTGCCTATCCCGCCATACTGGCCATGGGCGGGCTGACCGACCCGCGCGTGACCTACTGGGAGCCGGCCAAATGGGTGGCCCGCCTGCGTGAGCACACCACGTCGGACCGGCCCATCATGCTCCGCACCAACATGGAGGCGGGCCACAGGGGGGCCACGGGTCGTTTCGATTCCCTGAAGGAAGCGGCCCTGATTCATGCTTTTGCCCTGTGGGCCGTTGAAACCGCAGCGCCAAAATAG
- a CDS encoding AI-2E family transporter: MTMKDPHNADQEPAPAPGMEADPASTIRIFRSFSETQRTQRVARALLALFFVLLALYTVRGFLPSLIWGCIFAIASWPLYARARRRWHSRAHQTMLPVLFTLAMALIFLGPLALFGLEAGREAEGVLRLLNDARHSGIPVPPWISRLPYGQQAIEAWWSEHLKNPADVSALLGSMNIGQGVKVTQQLGSQVLHRVLLFVFAILTLFFLLKDGDAVIRQSLNVSRRAFGKRGERIALQMIASVHGSVSGLVLVGIGEGMLMGLAYLVAGAPHPFLFGVITAVAAMIPFCALIAIGAVALLLLVNTGAVLTALAIVLFGIAVIFLADHLVRPALIGGSTQLPFLWVLMGILGGAESWSLLGLFVGPAIMAVLHMLWLNWSRARY; encoded by the coding sequence ATGACCATGAAAGACCCCCATAACGCGGATCAGGAACCTGCGCCCGCGCCGGGGATGGAGGCTGATCCCGCCTCCACGATACGTATCTTCCGGTCGTTCAGCGAGACACAGCGCACCCAGCGCGTGGCCAGGGCCCTGCTGGCGCTGTTCTTCGTGCTACTGGCGCTTTACACCGTGCGCGGCTTCCTGCCATCGCTCATATGGGGGTGCATCTTCGCCATCGCTTCATGGCCCCTTTATGCACGCGCGCGCAGGCGGTGGCATTCCCGCGCGCACCAGACCATGCTGCCGGTACTGTTCACGCTGGCCATGGCCCTTATCTTCCTCGGCCCGCTGGCGCTGTTCGGGCTGGAAGCCGGGCGTGAGGCCGAAGGCGTGCTCCGTCTGCTCAACGATGCCCGGCATTCCGGCATTCCTGTGCCCCCATGGATCAGCCGCCTGCCCTATGGCCAGCAGGCGATCGAGGCATGGTGGAGCGAGCATCTGAAAAACCCGGCCGATGTGTCCGCCCTGCTCGGTTCAATGAATATCGGACAGGGCGTGAAGGTGACCCAGCAGCTTGGCTCGCAGGTACTGCACAGGGTGCTTCTGTTCGTATTCGCGATCCTGACGCTGTTCTTCCTGCTCAAGGACGGAGATGCCGTCATCCGCCAGTCGCTCAACGTCTCGCGCCGGGCCTTTGGCAAGCGCGGCGAGCGGATCGCACTGCAGATGATCGCCTCCGTCCACGGCTCGGTCTCGGGTCTGGTGCTGGTGGGCATTGGCGAAGGGATGCTCATGGGCCTTGCCTACCTGGTGGCCGGTGCGCCGCATCCCTTCCTGTTCGGAGTGATCACGGCCGTTGCCGCCATGATCCCCTTCTGCGCACTGATCGCCATTGGCGCCGTAGCCCTGCTGCTGCTGGTCAATACCGGCGCCGTGCTGACCGCACTGGCCATCGTGCTGTTTGGTATTGCCGTGATCTTCCTGGCGGACCACCTGGTACGGCCCGCCCTGATCGGCGGCTCGACCCAGTTGCCATTCTTGTGGGTGCTGATGGGCATTCTGGGCGGGGCGGAAAGCTGGAGCCTGCTGGGACTGTTCGTCGGCCCCGCCATCATGGCCGTGCTGCACATGCTGTGGCTGAACTGGAGCCGGGCACGCTACTGA
- a CDS encoding MerR family transcriptional regulator → MSMQDYPAGTTPDTVQPGIDTLPIYEVARELGLAQHVMRMWETRFPQLRPLRGQGGRRYYRAHDIAVLRQIADLLYVRKLSLGQAQTELAHAPPAVGTAPAPALTAGPPVVEHDGGTPVQSVAAATPPAVPQSVPSAEPAPLQIEADTQPVSTPVVEEITIVQETIEYTAPEPEPDPEVLPPEAPAVMAVQEPVQPVPVDTPQPAAAQEAEPSPPVQAAPVSPADTTQDNAAEVPLEQLVMIELERLQAENTMLRDSLRGVLVELQALREMVPV, encoded by the coding sequence GAACCACACCCGATACGGTGCAGCCGGGAATCGATACCCTGCCGATCTATGAGGTCGCGCGTGAACTCGGGCTGGCCCAGCATGTGATGCGCATGTGGGAAACCCGCTTCCCGCAGTTGCGCCCGCTGCGCGGGCAGGGGGGGCGGCGTTACTATCGCGCGCATGACATTGCTGTGCTGCGCCAGATTGCCGACCTGCTTTACGTGCGCAAGCTGTCCCTGGGGCAGGCCCAGACGGAACTGGCGCATGCCCCGCCTGCTGTGGGCACGGCACCTGCTCCGGCGCTGACGGCGGGGCCGCCTGTGGTCGAACATGACGGGGGCACGCCAGTACAATCCGTGGCCGCGGCCACGCCACCAGCCGTACCGCAGTCCGTACCGTCCGCCGAACCCGCCCCGCTCCAGATCGAGGCGGATACGCAGCCCGTCTCCACCCCGGTTGTGGAGGAGATCACGATTGTCCAGGAGACGATCGAATATACGGCGCCTGAACCTGAACCTGACCCCGAAGTCCTGCCGCCCGAGGCACCGGCTGTGATGGCTGTACAGGAGCCTGTTCAGCCCGTTCCCGTCGATACCCCGCAGCCAGCAGCGGCGCAGGAGGCCGAACCCTCCCCACCTGTACAGGCCGCCCCCGTGTCCCCGGCGGACACCACGCAGGACAATGCCGCTGAAGTCCCGCTTGAGCAGCTTGTCATGATCGAACTTGAGCGCCTGCAGGCGGAAAATACCATGCTGCGTGACAGCCTGCGCGGTGTTCTGGTGGAATTGCAGGCCCTGCGCGAGATGGTCCCCGTCTGA